The Juglans regia cultivar Chandler chromosome 16, Walnut 2.0, whole genome shotgun sequence nucleotide sequence TCTGCACGGTCTGGACTCTGGCCCCTACGGCTTTCCAGTCGCCTTTGGGCCCTAAGTACTGTAGATAAACAACCCACAAATACAAAGCCACTTGATTATAAACAACACCACTTGATCATCATCTGCTGATAAGAGAAACACTACTGCAAACACTACTTTGCAGTAGTGCCTCTTCAAAGTGACACTTTTATTTGACtattggttaatttttttttatttatttagtgattaagaaagtgattttaaatatattaatatattttttttattttttaaatgtatttaaatatgtaaaaaaaatatgaaaagataaaagaaaaaaaaaaaaaaaagaatttacgctgggcggtaagcccagcggtcaaaatggggcggcatagtagccgcacccatatgataatctctctctctccctcactctctctctctctctgtctcgaAACGCAACTAACACAGATAAATAAGAGCTTCATCCCGGCTCTTTTTCTCACCTTGTCTACCTatctgatcactctcattttctccTTGTGTGTCCTTCAGATCAAGAATAAGAAGGATGCCAATTAGCACTCATGGAAGAAACATCAACCTTTGTTTCACAAAGATCAAATGGCCTCTCGCGCCCCAATCCCCTAATTCCATGAGTCCCGTCCCACAGCTCCCAGATCATGATCATAACCATGCATTAGTaccctccaccaccacctcatCAACCCTCATTAGAAACTTCAACTCCCTCTATGATGATCACACCTTTAATGAGTTTTCCACCTCCAAATCCCTCAGCAAGTCCCCCGCCGCCTCCTCCTCCTACAAGCCCGACCCTACCGCCACCAATGCCGAAGACTTTGCATCCGCCTTTGCCTCCCAtcgcttcttcttctcctcaccAGGCCCCTCCAACTCCATTGTTGAATCCACCACTGATGAATCAAGCCTACCATACATTGCCCACGCCCAAGAACCAGTACCAGAGAAGCTGTTTGAAAACAGCGTGGCTGTCCCAACCTATTCCCCGGACCCCTACGCCGACTTCAGACGCTCCATGCAAGAGATGGTGGAGGCGCGTGAGTTAGTGGACGTGAAATCCAACTGGGAATTCTTGCACGAGCTTCTATTATGCTATCTTGCACTCAACCCTAAGAGCACCCACAAGTTTATTCTGGGAGCTTTTGCGGATCTAGTAATCGGCCTCATGTCACAGCCACCGGGCGGTTGAAGATAGGCTCGCGCCGCGCGCGGATCCTTATAAGATTGCTACTCCAATAACTGTGTAATTCCAGTACAATGGCGAAATTAATTAAAGGTCGGAATCCAATttccaccaaaaataaaaaataaaaaattaggacAGTACGCATGTATATGTAACGTGGCTATCAGGAAATGTTTGACGATGTAGTCGAGGGGACACAACGTTGGTCCGATCCAGCTTTTTTGTgtagtttataattaattcagCTTTAACCTTCATGATTCCTTTTGATGCTTCCAGGatatttctttttccattttatagtatttttattaattttatgttgaaTTTTCTATAGTATATTCTTTCTCACCTAATATTTTTTAGGTGAGAAAATTTCCTCCATATTGAAGTCAGGAGTGCTTCTCTATTAGCAAAAACATTAATCTAGCTAACTCATTGCCCCATCTTGTCATAGCTAGCCAGGTACCTTTTGGAGACATAAATGAGACATTAATATCGATCCCTCTAAGTTATATATGGTCGACAGTATATGTAATGTGGGTATCATCAATCTGGCCAGTACTGATCCCTAACTTTATAGTTGTGGGGATCAAAGGGCATGCAGTTTCCTTATatttcaatccaaatatatGTTACCATGCATGCACGCAAGATGCACTCTACAATagatctttatttatttttttaagtaacatCTCTGTTATTGCATAAATGTGATATCAAATACAAAGTTTATCTTTTAAGACACTTCTTGAGATGATCCCAGGACCCTCCTCGATCATTACCTGTCCAACCTCATAAGAAAATCTCAATTTAGCCAGTTGATGTGCTACAGTATAGTTACCAGCTCTAGGGGTAAAATTCACCTTCCAGTCTTCTCTACTCTTTAGCAACATTCTGATATCATCAATAACTTGACTATACCATAACTAGTTTCCCTCTTCACTGTTAACTGCCTCTACAACCAGttttgcatctccttcaaaaatgtcattttgaatATCCAATTCAAGACACAAATTCATTACTCTTCACAAAACCATACATTTTGCTAGCATTGGTTTGGACTGGAAGGGCCTCTGAGAACTAAGTGAGATTAAAATCTCCCCTTGGCTGTCTCGAATTATATTCTCAATTCCCAAATTCTATTATATACTCATCCACTGCAACGTCCCAGTTAGCCTTAACAAAACCGATCTCCTGGTTTCTTCCACCTCTGAATGATGTTTGTACCTGGGCTGAGAgctctgtttttctttcctctACTATGTGCACTTTTATATTCCTCTAGTAATTCATCAGTGCCTGTAATAATTCTCCTTTGGTCTTCCATCTTACCttcaaacatatatttattacttcTGATCCAGACCTTCCTCATTGTTGTTGCCACCCATTCTAATTAAGTTGCTGTAAATTCCTCTTAGCATCTTTGCCATACTTGCCTAAAGTCTGCTTCATTTATATTCCATTTTTGAACTGGACTTGCTGCATCCATCCACACATCATTTGTTGAAATGCATCTCCACATCACATGAACCATAGACTCTTCCTCCATCTGACAAACCATACACAAAGGATTatcaataatgtttttttttttaatttttttatgaaggtTCTATTTGGTAGGGAATATGTTTTGACAAGCTTTCGACATAAAATTCTTCACCACTCCAGGGACCTCCATACTCCATATTTTCTTCCAACTCTTGTCTACCATACCCCTTGTGGATGATTCCTTTTGTTGCATCTTCCTCAAGTTCATAGAAACGAAGTATGCGCGCACTTCTTACTGTGAATATCCCATCTAAGGTGAAACCCCAATATCTCTTGTCTGCCCCACCAGTTCTACTAATATGAATACTACAAATTTGTTCTGCCTCATCTTTCTCAAAAACCTTAGCAATTGTGTCTTCCTTCCAACTATAGTCCTCTTCATTGATCAATTCTTTTACTCATGCCTCTTGATCCAAAAGCTTAATTGGTGACTGTACAAAGAAGGTTGATGGTGTATGTAGCCACTTATGTACCCAAATATTGATATCTTTACCATCTCCCACCCTCCATCTTAGACCTTCTTTCAGCAGCTTAAGTACAGACAATATACTTCTCCATATTAAAGAAGGTCCTCTACCGATCTTTGCCTCCAATATAGTTATGTTCTTGAAATATTTCTCTTGGAAGATCTATGAAACCAAGGTTGTTGGATATTGCAGCAGTATCCTTCAACATTGTTTTGCCAACACTGCTTCATTAATTAAGTACTCGAGATCTTTGAAGCCCATACCCCCCTCATCTTTTGAAACTCCCATATTATTCCAACTCCTCCAATGAATTTTTTTCTCACATTCCTTAGTACCCCACTAGAATTTAGAGATCATACTTATTATCTCCTGACACAGTTTCTTTGGCAACCTAAAAACACTCATAGTATAAGTTGGGATAGCTTGCAAAATTGACTTGATGAGCACTTCCCTCCCAGCTTGGGAAAGAAAGGAGGTTTTCCAATTTCTAATCTTCTGCCAAACCCAATCCTTAATACCCCTAAAACATTTAAGCTGTGACCTGTCCACCAGAATAGGTAGCCTTAAATATTTATCATAACTTCCACACACTCCTCCACCTGTTGCTTTTGTGATGCTTCTCTTATCACTGTCTCTAGTGTTAGAGCTGAAAAAGAATGAGGAGTTTTGTTTGTTTAGCACCTGGCCTGACCCTTTCTAATACTTACGCAAAATATCTTGAAGCTTCAGCCATTCATTGACCCTTAATCTACAGAATAAGATGCAATCATCAACAAACATGAGATGATTGTTTCGAGTTCCACCTCTCTTCACTGACACCCCTCTGATTTCACCTCTTTCCTCAGCTGCAGATATCATTGAGCTCAATCATTCAGCGCATAAGATAAACAAGTACGGAGATAAAGGGTCACGTTACCTCAAACCCctagaaggaaaaataatgtCCCCAACCTTTCCATTTATGAGAACTGAATAGGTAATTGATCTTACACAGTCCATAATCTGCTTTATCCACTTGTCTCTGAACCCCAGTTTCCTCATAGTAGCCTCCAAATAAGCCCATTCCATTCTATCGTAAGCTTTAGACATATCAAGCTTCATAACTAAACTTCCAGTCTTGCCTTTTTGTCGTGTCCTCAAGGAATGAAGTATTTCATAAGCAATCATTACATTGTCTGATATCAATCTCCCCGAGAGGAAGGCACTCTGATTACAAGAAATTATCAAAGGAATCACTCTCTTCAATCTATTACCCAAGactttagaaataatcttatacaaAACATCACATAAAGAAATAGGTCTAAAGTCATTCACACTCATAGACTTCTTGAGCTTTGAAATTAAAGCAATATGAGTAAAATTCAAGGAAGGAAGCATACCCTCTCCATTCAGAAAGTTGAGCACTACTTTGCTAGTATCATCTCCAACAGTTTCCTAATGAGTTTGAAAAAAGCATGCACCAAATCCATCCGGATTCTAGCTTATCATTCATACTCTAGCCTTAATAGTATGCAAACATTCTACAATGGGTGTTGATGATGGGCATGAAGaggtaaatatatattcaaaataccCCTTGAAAGCATCTACAATTTCTTCTGCCTCTGTCAGAACACTTCCAGAATTATCAATTATCTGTTTGATCgtgttcttcctcttcctttgtGTTGCACAAGCATGATCAAATCGAGTATTTCTATCACATTCTTTGTACAAGTTTCTTTTAGCTCTTTGCCTCCATTTAATGTCTTCTTGCTCCAATAGAACCGCCAGCTTCGATTGATAGTGGATCACCTTCGACTTTTCAAACAGTTCTTTTATTCCCTTCCCCCTATTCTTGTATCTGCCAAATGCCTTCCCACATCTCTCAAGAAGCCCTTGCACCTTGTTCATAGGATCAACATGATTAACACCAGAGATCTAGTTGGACTGCATAATGCTGCCACAATCCTCCTCCAGTTCCCACTTTGCTTCATATCGTAACAGCTTCCCCACATTTCTAGTCACCTCCTCTTTCTCACTAAACCACATTAGAATTGGTTTGTGATCAGAGCTCCTAGCCACCAAACCTTTTATCCAATAATTCTTATGCATATTTGTCCATAGTGGGTTAGCAACAGCCCTATCCAATATTTTCTTTGTGTAAGTGCCATCACTATGTTTATTGCTCCAAGTGAACTTGTCCCCTTTATAGCCAAGATCATACAGACTACAAACATCTAACACATCTCTGAATTTGGTCATCTGGGCTTCATTCCTTGGTCTTCCTCCCTTCTTTTCATTGTTATACAAGATTTCATTGAAGTCTCCTATTACACATGATGCATGCTGAAAAGATGGTTTTAAAACTGCCAATAACTCCCAAGCTTCTGACCTTTTTGTTGCATCTGGTTACCCATAAAAACCAGTTAGTAACCATTTAGAACTAGTTTCCTCCTCTGTGATCAAGGCACTAATGTGTCTGATTGAATAATTAGCAATCTCAACCATGCATTCTCCTTTCCACAAAAGCGCTAAACCCCCACTCCTACCATTTGCATCCACCACAAAACACCCATCATACCCCATCCTCCTCTTCAAACTGCAAAATCTCCTAGCACATAATTTTGTCTCCATTAAGAAGACAAAATTGGGTCTCTTTTTCTTTACCATCAGACAAAGGTTATGAACTATCCGAGGGTTCCCACGCCCTTGACAGTTATAACTTAAAAGAATCATTGGATCGGCGGGGTTGACTAGCAGCCTCCGCcaattctatttctgttttctCAGCATCATTTTTACAAATAGTTCATGCTTGCTTGTCTTTTTCATGCCTAATGGCATAATTCCCATCCTTTTCATATAATGTTTTAGCTCTTAAGTTTTTTTGACCAACAGTTACTCCATGCCCCCTCTCTCTAGCTCGCTTTTTCCAATTTCTTACTGGCCGATAATCCTTCAGTTAAGCTCCACTCTCTCCGAAGTCTACCTCTTCATagttctcattattttttattttccaaccaTTAGGCCCACCCATACTTTTGAGTTCCAGCCTATCATCCACATTGTTGCTAAAAACTAGAGCTTTTTCAACATAGCCCACCACCGCATCCTCTTGAGGTGTTGAAAGCCTTTCACGGGGATATTTCCTTCCTAAAATCAAGCTGCTCGTTTTGGTTAGATTCTAATTCCCCCACATTTTATTCTCCCGCCATATCCTCCTCAATCTCATTTTTATCACCTTTCGAATTTGAAATCCCATAATTTCCTCCAACCTCCACGCGGCTTTCCTTTTCTCTGACTTCTCCACCAATGTTGGTAGAGCACGACCGACGTCAATGATCTTCTCTTGGTCTTGATTGTTCCTTTGTGGCCTTGCAAATTCATTTGCACCACTACGATTGCTCCATCCTGAATTTTTGTTCAGAATAACCCCTACTTTTATAAAAGATCCAAATTATGGTATTGATTTTGAATCCTGTACAGACTACATTCTAGAGTTTGGGCAACCATTTGATCCATGCACAATCCTTCCACAAGTGAAACATATCTTAGGAAGCTTCTCGTACATCAACGGTATCCATGTCTAATTACCATATACATTGACTATCTATCGTCTTGCTAACGCCTTAGTCACTCATAACTCCACTTTCAGCCTGAGACATCTCCCCCATCCCACACCATCTTCTGGGACATCAACTTCTAGGAGTTTCCCTAATGAATTACCAATCAGTGTACCGCAATCCTTATTCATACATGCCTAGTTGATGTAGTTGCACCCATaattgttcatattcaaaattcATCATATGCGGCTAAATAAAACCATCAAATGGCTTTAATATGAACAAATGGTTATAAAAAAGCCGTGGTCGCCCTTCCATCACTTTCTGTTTATCCGATTCTGTggcaaatgtaataataaacaTGTTCTGTTGATATTCTAAGAACGATGTCgcttttgtaacgccccaaacccgggtggcttggagattTACTACTTtacactcataaacatgtctcccaacacatccaaagaaaaattctccaaaagctttataaatgaaatcaatctcaaatcttctcaataatctcattacaaactccacacaaactttaatgcaataataatagatcaaaggggtccataacctcccggtagtaacataccaaactgaaaacaccataggtcctactaaacccaaacaattaattaaaacttaaaggcaataaaaactaagaacatcaagagtccttattccaactacatctcctcagcttaaccatgttcaccaatctaatccaggtcctcatttggactctccacatcatctgaaaaatattatcatgatagggggggagttatcacaactcagtaagcagaaatcatatgctagcgtgcaaacatgagcatttataaagtagagtatgcagaataaaatattttccagagttatcatgcagaacagaacatattttcaaaataacagagcgatggttttaaaacaagtaaaacccatggtactttggcataacataaactgagtattatcatcagatcaaaacagagcatcaaacagagcagagaccatgtttcacccctgtggtagggttgtgctaaccccggtggccaaaccaggcagagacagaggtgaaatctttcctttattcttctcggagccccgagtgtgcacacaggaaagaccacaataaaaccactttgtttccaaagtg carries:
- the LOC108986504 gene encoding transcription repressor OFP12-like, with product MPISTHGRNINLCFTKIKWPLAPQSPNSMSPVPQLPDHDHNHALVPSTTTSSTLIRNFNSLYDDHTFNEFSTSKSLSKSPAASSSYKPDPTATNAEDFASAFASHRFFFSSPGPSNSIVESTTDESSLPYIAHAQEPVPEKLFENSVAVPTYSPDPYADFRRSMQEMVEARELVDVKSNWEFLHELLLCYLALNPKSTHKFILGAFADLVIGLMSQPPGG